Proteins encoded in a region of the Pseudomonas shahriarae genome:
- a CDS encoding LysR family transcriptional regulator gives MANALPDLKLLRIFVSVVRHQGFANAQHELNLSTSAISTYMSQLEGALGLVLCHRGRGGFSLTSKGELFHQETLRLLGELEGFEQYAAALKGELRGTLKLGVLDSTVSDKALPFAEVIGAYSLEHPAVHLHLSVMSPYELQLGVQDNRLDLAIGAFSNRMSGLVYMPLYREQHWLYCSSRHPLFSERRIPEQVITQQRMVGRGYWSQAELARHGFKHSAATVESMEAQLILVLSGAYIGYLPEHYAQAWADKGDLRVLLPATFGYQAPFSLIMRRGRSREPLIQTFRDLLKAQLNQA, from the coding sequence ATGGCCAATGCCTTGCCCGACCTGAAATTGCTGCGCATCTTCGTCAGCGTCGTGCGCCACCAGGGGTTTGCCAATGCCCAGCATGAGCTCAACCTGTCGACGTCGGCCATCAGCACCTATATGAGCCAACTGGAAGGCGCGTTGGGCCTGGTGCTGTGCCATCGCGGGCGTGGCGGGTTCAGCCTGACCAGCAAGGGCGAGTTGTTTCACCAGGAAACCTTGCGCCTGCTGGGCGAACTGGAGGGCTTCGAGCAATACGCGGCGGCGCTCAAGGGCGAACTGCGCGGCACGCTCAAACTGGGTGTGCTTGATTCGACCGTCAGCGACAAGGCCCTGCCATTTGCCGAAGTCATCGGCGCCTACAGCCTCGAGCATCCGGCGGTGCATCTGCACTTATCGGTGATGAGCCCCTACGAACTGCAACTGGGGGTGCAGGACAATCGTCTGGACCTGGCCATTGGCGCCTTCTCCAACCGCATGAGCGGCTTGGTCTACATGCCGCTGTACCGCGAACAGCACTGGCTCTATTGCAGCTCGCGGCATCCGCTGTTCAGCGAGCGACGCATTCCGGAGCAGGTGATTACCCAGCAACGCATGGTCGGGCGCGGTTACTGGAGCCAGGCGGAACTGGCGCGCCATGGCTTCAAACACAGCGCCGCCACTGTAGAAAGTATGGAGGCGCAGTTGATCCTGGTGTTGTCCGGCGCCTACATCGGCTACTTGCCCGAGCACTACGCCCAGGCCTGGGCCGACAAGGGCGACTTGCGGGTGCTGCTGCCGGCGACCTTTGGCTACCAGGCGCCGTTTTCGCTGATCATGCGCCGTGGGCGCAGCCGCGAACCGTTGATCCAGACCTTCCGCGATTTACTCAAAGCACAGCTCAATCAGGCCTGA
- a CDS encoding tRNA-uridine aminocarboxypropyltransferase, with protein sequence MSRPQCPRCLRPTTHCLCALIPSLHSRTRVLLLQHPSEVNHALNTARLAALGLVNAQLVVGEVFEDLQTLLNPPGYQARLLFPGEEAQSLQTYGPSDEPLLLVVPDGTWRKARKLLHLNPLLAALPRVTLAAGAVSRYRLRKAPGPGALSTVEAIVQALQVLEAPQSFDPLLRPFEALIDGQIAAMGEEVFQRNHGGD encoded by the coding sequence ATGTCCAGACCCCAATGCCCCCGCTGCCTGCGGCCGACCACCCACTGCCTGTGCGCACTGATCCCGAGCCTGCACAGCCGTACCCGGGTGTTGCTGTTGCAGCATCCCAGCGAGGTCAACCATGCGCTCAACACCGCGCGCCTCGCCGCGTTGGGCCTGGTGAATGCGCAGTTGGTAGTGGGCGAAGTATTTGAAGACTTGCAGACCTTGCTCAACCCTCCGGGGTATCAGGCACGGCTGCTGTTTCCTGGCGAAGAGGCGCAGTCGCTGCAGACCTATGGCCCATCCGATGAGCCGTTGCTGCTGGTGGTGCCCGACGGTACCTGGCGCAAGGCGCGCAAGTTGCTGCACCTCAACCCGCTGCTGGCGGCGTTGCCACGGGTGACGCTGGCGGCGGGCGCAGTGTCCCGCTACCGATTGCGCAAGGCACCGGGGCCGGGGGCGTTGTCGACGGTGGAGGCAATTGTGCAGGCGTTGCAGGTGCTGGAGGCGCCGCAGTCATTTGATCCGTTGTTGCGGCCGTTTGAGGCGTTGATCGACGGGCAGATAGCGGCGATGGGGGAGGAGGTGTTTCAGCGCAATCATGGGGGTGATTAG
- a CDS encoding HlyD family type I secretion periplasmic adaptor subunit: protein MSATPAPPGYFKSFGKTADSEFMPELAGAALQDSPRRSRIIVWLTAGLIICALLWANFAVLDEVTMGEGKAIPSSKVQVIQNLEGGIVTQIYVREGQMVDKGDKLLQLDDTRFRSNKGESEVDRYALTAQVERLSAEAEGRPFKLSDEVIAKAPQVAEDERSLFEQRQRRLSSEQRTLSEQLRQKTQELAEFRSKQGQFSSSLALLQQEMNMSAPLVGTGAVSPVEILRLKRSAVEIRGSLNATTLAIPRAESAINEIKSKIDESVQTFRSEAAKELNEKRTDLSKITATSIAIDDRVSRTTVVSPVHGVIKQLKVNTIGGVVQPGSDMVEIVPLEDNLLIEAKVRPQDVAFLHPGQKAMVKFSAYDYTIYGGLAAKLELIGADTITDDKGNSFYLIQVRTDKNHLGGEKKPLLIIPGMVATVDIITGEKSVLDYLLKPVLKARTEAMRER, encoded by the coding sequence ATGTCAGCCACTCCCGCGCCACCGGGCTACTTCAAGAGCTTTGGCAAAACCGCCGACAGCGAATTCATGCCCGAACTGGCAGGCGCTGCGCTGCAGGACTCGCCGCGCCGTTCACGGATTATCGTGTGGCTGACCGCCGGCCTGATCATCTGCGCCCTGCTGTGGGCCAACTTTGCCGTTCTCGATGAAGTGACCATGGGCGAAGGCAAGGCCATCCCGTCGAGCAAGGTGCAAGTGATCCAGAACCTGGAAGGCGGCATCGTCACCCAGATCTACGTGCGCGAAGGGCAGATGGTGGACAAGGGCGACAAACTGCTGCAACTGGACGACACGCGGTTCCGCTCGAACAAGGGCGAAAGCGAAGTCGACCGGTATGCCCTCACCGCCCAGGTCGAGCGCCTGTCGGCCGAGGCCGAGGGGCGGCCGTTCAAATTGTCCGATGAAGTGATCGCCAAGGCCCCGCAAGTGGCCGAAGACGAACGCTCGCTGTTTGAACAACGCCAGCGGCGCTTGAGCAGCGAGCAACGGACCTTGAGCGAACAGCTGCGGCAGAAAACCCAGGAGCTGGCGGAGTTTCGCTCCAAACAGGGCCAATTCAGCTCCAGCCTGGCGCTGCTGCAACAAGAGATGAACATGTCGGCCCCTCTGGTGGGCACCGGCGCGGTGTCACCGGTGGAAATCCTGCGCCTCAAACGCAGCGCCGTGGAGATCCGTGGCTCGTTGAACGCCACCACCCTGGCAATCCCCCGGGCGGAATCGGCGATCAATGAGATCAAGAGCAAGATCGACGAATCGGTACAGACCTTCCGCTCGGAAGCCGCCAAGGAACTCAACGAAAAACGCACCGACCTGTCAAAAATCACCGCCACCAGCATCGCCATCGATGACCGCGTCAGCCGCACCACCGTGGTCTCCCCGGTGCATGGGGTGATCAAGCAACTGAAGGTCAACACCATCGGCGGCGTCGTCCAGCCGGGCAGCGACATGGTGGAAATCGTCCCGCTGGAAGACAACCTGCTGATCGAGGCCAAAGTACGGCCCCAGGACGTGGCGTTCTTGCATCCGGGGCAGAAGGCGATGGTCAAGTTCAGTGCCTATGACTACACGATCTACGGCGGGCTGGCGGCGAAACTGGAACTGATCGGCGCCGATACGATTACCGACGACAAGGGCAACAGCTTCTACCTGATCCAGGTGCGCACCGATAAGAACCATCTGGGCGGGGAGAAAAAACCGTTGCTGATCATCCCGGGGATGGTGGCAACGGTGGACATTATTACCGGGGAGAAAAGCGTATTGGATTACTTGCTCAAGCCGGTGTTGAAGGCACGCACGGAGGCGATGCGCGAGCGTTAG
- a CDS encoding type I secretion system permease/ATPase, with protein MSQMEPLNPGVDPRQSFDDPLLDGLLILCKLHGCSVSRSSLSAGLPLAQQRLSLDLLPRAAARASLQARVLRRDLKAISALNLPVLLLLNEGRCAVLRRWCEDGQALILPSEAEGGEQWVSREELDAAYSGQALFARPRHEIEDLRTPLVPRVEAWFRDTLKLSRWLYSDAILASLLINLLGLMVPLFVMQTYDRVVPNQATSTLWVLVIGLLIGTAFELVLRVVRAHLLDTAGKKTDVILSATLFERITGMSMKARPATIGGFAQSIHDFQGLREFLTAVTLTSLIDLPFAVLMLLVIGLLGGWLVIIPLCAFPLTIGFAMLIQVRLRDTVQKSLSLGAERQALLIETLSGLETLKACSAESERQHQWESTHGALTRLDSHARNLSALATNGTLFIQQFSGMATIVAGVYSIIAGSLSVGALVATYMLGSRVLAPLGQIAGLITRYQQAQLTMRSTDALMALPQERDPQQRPLERTQLSGALEVSQVTFRYAGQNTPALSQVSFQLKAGERVGIIGRSGSGKSTLGRLVMGFYAPEEGQLLLDGLDLRQLDVADLRQQVGYVAHDLPLLAGSLRDNLTLGARYISDARMLEVAELTGVSELARQHPQGFDRPVGERGQLLSGGQRQAVLLARALLLDPPILLLDEPTSAMDNSSEETLRQRLELWVKGKTLLLVTHRTSMLSLVDRLIVLDNGRIVADGPKESVIDALRKGRVGSAAV; from the coding sequence GTGAGCCAGATGGAACCGCTGAACCCGGGTGTCGACCCGCGCCAGAGCTTTGATGACCCGTTGCTCGACGGCCTGCTGATCCTCTGCAAGCTGCACGGCTGCAGCGTCAGCCGTAGCAGCCTGAGCGCCGGCCTGCCCTTGGCGCAACAACGCCTGAGCCTGGACTTGCTGCCACGGGCAGCCGCCCGTGCCAGCTTGCAGGCGCGGGTATTGCGCCGGGACTTGAAGGCCATCTCGGCGCTGAACCTGCCAGTGCTGTTGCTGCTCAACGAAGGCCGCTGCGCGGTGTTGCGGCGCTGGTGCGAGGATGGCCAGGCGCTGATCCTGCCCAGCGAAGCCGAAGGCGGCGAACAGTGGGTCAGCCGCGAAGAGCTCGACGCGGCCTACAGCGGCCAGGCCCTGTTTGCCCGGCCACGGCACGAAATCGAAGACCTGCGCACGCCGCTGGTACCAAGAGTCGAGGCGTGGTTTCGCGACACCTTGAAGCTGTCGCGCTGGCTGTACAGCGATGCAATTCTCGCCAGTTTGCTGATCAACCTGCTGGGCCTGATGGTGCCGCTGTTCGTGATGCAGACCTACGACCGCGTGGTGCCGAACCAGGCCACCTCGACCTTGTGGGTACTGGTGATCGGTCTGCTGATCGGCACGGCGTTCGAGCTGGTACTGCGGGTGGTGCGCGCCCATCTGCTGGACACCGCCGGCAAGAAGACCGATGTGATTTTGTCAGCGACCCTGTTCGAGCGCATCACCGGCATGTCGATGAAGGCGCGCCCCGCCACCATCGGCGGTTTTGCCCAGAGCATCCATGACTTCCAGGGCCTGCGCGAATTCCTCACCGCGGTGACCCTTACCAGCCTGATCGACCTGCCCTTCGCCGTGCTGATGCTGCTGGTGATCGGCCTGCTCGGCGGCTGGCTGGTGATCATCCCTTTGTGTGCGTTCCCGCTGACCATCGGCTTTGCAATGCTGATCCAGGTACGCCTGCGCGACACCGTGCAAAAAAGCCTGAGCCTGGGCGCCGAACGCCAGGCGCTGTTGATCGAAACCCTCAGCGGCCTGGAAACCCTCAAGGCCTGCAGCGCCGAAAGCGAGCGCCAGCACCAGTGGGAAAGCACCCACGGCGCCCTCACCCGCCTCGACAGCCATGCGCGCAACCTCTCGGCGCTGGCCACCAATGGCACGCTGTTCATCCAGCAGTTTTCCGGGATGGCGACCATTGTTGCCGGGGTCTACAGCATCATCGCCGGCAGCCTCAGTGTCGGCGCGCTGGTGGCCACCTACATGCTCGGCAGCCGGGTATTGGCGCCGCTGGGGCAGATCGCCGGGTTGATCACCCGCTACCAGCAGGCGCAATTGACCATGCGCAGCACCGACGCGCTGATGGCCCTGCCCCAGGAGCGCGACCCGCAGCAGCGCCCACTGGAGCGCACGCAACTGAGTGGCGCCCTGGAAGTCAGCCAGGTCACCTTCCGCTATGCCGGGCAGAACACCCCGGCCCTGAGCCAAGTCAGTTTCCAGCTCAAGGCCGGCGAGCGCGTGGGTATTATCGGCCGCAGCGGCTCGGGCAAAAGCACCCTGGGACGCCTGGTGATGGGCTTCTACGCGCCAGAAGAAGGCCAGTTGCTGCTCGATGGCCTCGACCTGCGCCAGCTGGATGTGGCCGACCTGCGCCAACAAGTGGGCTATGTGGCCCATGACCTGCCGCTGTTGGCCGGTAGCCTGCGCGATAACCTGACCCTGGGCGCGCGCTATATCAGCGATGCGCGGATGCTCGAAGTGGCCGAACTGACCGGCGTCAGCGAACTGGCCCGCCAGCACCCACAAGGCTTCGACCGGCCAGTGGGCGAGCGCGGGCAACTGCTGTCCGGCGGCCAGCGCCAGGCGGTGTTGCTGGCCCGCGCGTTGCTGCTCGACCCGCCGATCCTGCTGCTGGACGAACCCACCAGCGCCATGGACAACAGCAGCGAAGAAACCCTGCGCCAGCGCCTGGAGCTGTGGGTCAAGGGCAAGACATTGCTGTTGGTCACGCACCGCACCTCGATGCTCAGCCTGGTCGACCGCTTGATCGTGCTGGACAACGGCCGCATCGTTGCCGACGGCCCCAAAGAAAGTGTGATTGATGCACTGCGCAAGGGCCGTGTCGGCTCGGCCGCCGTCTAG
- a CDS encoding TolC family outer membrane protein, with product MRAFTPLCSAILIAMACTNTQAMSLTQAIQSTLDTHPELNASRNSRLSADEDVKVARGGFYPSLDLNAAYGRDYSDNSTTRARGGNHHTETDNYTQSELRLRQMLFDGFNTSNEVQRTGAVVNSRAYYTRGTAESLALRTVEVYLEVLKRRDLLTLAKNNLQAHLRVTDQIGLRTERGIGSTADRDQSTARRALADNNYQTALVDLQDAESNFYSVVGRMPDELESPASIKGELPSDQLGARRSMLENNPYLKSAQSDVMAAESQYEVAKSPFYPRFDAEAAVGANNNVRGDLGHDNQWRVGVVMNYNLFRGGSDKARLASDSHKINQAMDIRNNALRMLNENLNLAWHAMDNARIQTPTAREYAETTQRVRAAYQDQFGLGQRTLLDLLDSENELYNANRRYTEVRYTEEFSMYRVLANMGELLNKERVVVPAEAIAQSEVRSEAHLPDLK from the coding sequence ATGCGCGCCTTTACCCCCCTCTGCAGCGCGATTCTGATCGCCATGGCCTGCACCAACACCCAAGCAATGTCGCTGACCCAAGCGATCCAAAGCACGCTGGACACTCACCCGGAACTGAATGCCAGCCGTAACAGCCGGCTTTCGGCCGATGAAGATGTGAAAGTCGCCAGAGGCGGCTTCTACCCCAGTCTCGACCTCAATGCCGCCTACGGCCGTGACTACAGCGACAACAGCACCACCCGCGCCCGTGGTGGCAATCACCACACCGAGACCGACAACTACACCCAGTCGGAACTGCGCCTGCGCCAGATGCTGTTCGACGGTTTCAACACCTCCAACGAAGTGCAGCGCACCGGGGCGGTGGTCAACTCCCGCGCCTATTACACCCGTGGCACCGCCGAGAGCCTGGCCCTGCGCACCGTCGAGGTGTACCTGGAAGTACTCAAGCGCCGCGACCTGCTGACATTGGCCAAGAACAACCTGCAGGCGCACCTGCGCGTCACCGACCAGATCGGCCTGCGCACCGAGCGCGGCATCGGCAGCACCGCCGACCGCGACCAGTCCACCGCCCGCCGGGCCCTGGCAGACAATAACTACCAGACCGCACTGGTCGACCTGCAAGACGCCGAATCGAACTTCTATAGCGTGGTCGGGCGCATGCCGGATGAACTGGAAAGCCCGGCCTCGATCAAGGGCGAGCTGCCCAGCGACCAACTCGGCGCCCGGCGCAGCATGCTGGAGAACAACCCCTATCTGAAGTCGGCCCAGTCCGATGTGATGGCCGCCGAGAGCCAGTACGAGGTGGCCAAGTCGCCGTTCTATCCACGCTTCGATGCCGAGGCGGCGGTGGGCGCCAATAACAATGTGCGCGGCGACCTGGGTCACGATAACCAATGGCGGGTGGGCGTGGTGATGAACTACAACCTGTTCCGTGGCGGCAGCGACAAGGCCCGCCTGGCGTCGGACTCGCACAAGATCAACCAGGCCATGGACATCCGCAACAACGCCCTGCGCATGCTCAACGAGAACCTCAACCTGGCCTGGCATGCCATGGACAACGCCCGCATCCAGACCCCCACCGCCCGCGAATATGCCGAAACCACCCAGCGCGTACGCGCGGCCTATCAGGACCAGTTCGGCCTGGGCCAGCGCACCCTGCTGGACCTGCTGGACAGTGAAAACGAGCTGTACAACGCCAACCGGCGCTACACCGAAGTGCGCTACACCGAAGAGTTCTCCATGTACCGCGTGCTGGCCAATATGGGCGAGTTGCTGAACAAGGAGCGCGTGGTGGTGCCGGCCGAAGCCATTGCCCAGTCGGAAGTCAGAAGCGAAGCCCACCTGCCCGACCTGAAGTAG